One region of Neorhodopirellula lusitana genomic DNA includes:
- the xerD gene encoding site-specific tyrosine recombinase XerD, producing MAPRLTKLQKLQSGASAPKKVAAEDSLCADYLNYLKRECHLAANTVAAYGRDMKQFVTWLDGRKPAGLSISDLSAFVGFLHDKGLAPASISRNVVAVRTFYKYLQLEGLATDNPAELLATQKSWQRMPGVMSPSEVESFLQAVKKSDAFWERDRALLEVLYATGCRASEVCSLRVMDLSLSEKHLRCHGKGDKQRMVPIGGRAIASIELYLQQARGKLADRAPQQCDELFLSRGGRPLDRVQLWRLVKRYADRAGILSKISPHSLRHSFATHLLAGGADLRQVQEMLGHASIQTTQIYTHVEHSRLQKVHTQYHPRA from the coding sequence ATGGCTCCACGACTGACCAAGTTGCAAAAGCTGCAGAGCGGTGCGTCAGCACCCAAGAAAGTCGCCGCCGAGGACTCGCTGTGTGCCGATTATCTGAACTATCTAAAGCGGGAATGCCACTTAGCAGCGAATACGGTGGCGGCTTACGGCCGGGACATGAAGCAGTTTGTCACCTGGTTGGACGGACGAAAACCAGCTGGACTGAGCATTTCGGATTTGTCGGCATTTGTCGGTTTCCTGCACGATAAAGGGCTCGCACCGGCTTCGATTTCTCGAAACGTGGTCGCTGTTCGCACCTTTTACAAGTACTTGCAGCTTGAGGGATTGGCGACCGACAATCCGGCGGAGTTGTTAGCGACGCAAAAATCTTGGCAGCGGATGCCGGGGGTGATGTCGCCGTCGGAAGTCGAATCGTTCCTGCAAGCGGTGAAGAAAAGTGACGCGTTTTGGGAACGGGACCGAGCTCTTTTGGAAGTGTTATACGCAACGGGATGTCGAGCATCGGAGGTCTGTTCGTTGCGGGTGATGGATCTTTCGTTGTCCGAAAAGCACTTGCGTTGTCACGGGAAGGGTGACAAGCAGCGGATGGTTCCAATCGGTGGGCGGGCGATTGCGTCGATTGAATTGTATTTGCAGCAAGCTCGCGGGAAGCTGGCCGATCGTGCTCCGCAGCAGTGCGATGAGTTGTTTCTTTCGCGGGGCGGACGACCGCTGGACCGAGTCCAACTGTGGCGACTGGTCAAACGATACGCCGATCGAGCGGGCATCCTGTCCAAGATCAGTCCTCACTCGCTGCGTCACAGTTTCGCCACGCACCTTTTAGCCGGCGGCGCGGACCTGCGGCAGGTGCAAGAAATGTTGGGGCACGCCAGTATTCAAACCACACAGATCTACACGCACGTGGAACACTCGCGGCTGCAAAAGGTCCACACTCAATATCACCCACGCGCCTAA